The genomic interval AACCAGCGATGAATACGATCTCACATCCGGTAATACGAGCAATTACAAGAACAATGAGAGCGTATATGCTGCCTATGTAACGTTCAGCAACAGCATTCATAATTTCAGCTATAAACTGGGGTTACGCGGTGAAAGTTCAAAATACACAGGGGAACTGATCCAGACGGGACAAAAATTCAGTAACAGCTATCCGACCAGCCTGTTCCCTACCATTTTCCTGAGCCAGAAATTCAAACATGACCAGGAAGTACAGCTGAGCGCTACCCGCCGTATCAACCGTCCGAACTTCTTCCAGCTGATACCTTTTGCAGACTCTACCGACAAGTTGAATATTACAAAAGGTAACCCGGGCCTGGTACCGGAGTTCACACAGTCACTGGAACTGTCTTACCTGAAAACGTTCAAGGGTAACCACACTTTCCTGGGGTCCGTATACTATAAATACACTGACAACACCATTACCAGTTATATAGACCGCCAGACAGACCCGACCACGGGCAATACCGCGCTGATCAACACCTTCATCAATGCGAAGGGCAGTTATACTACCGGTGCGGAGATCACGGTGCAGAACTACTTTACGAAGTGGTGGGACATGTCGACCAACATCAACATGTACAATTCAAAAGTAGACGCCGGCCAGACGGCGGTAGCCAATCAGAAAGCATTGTGGAGCGTATTCGGTAAGCTGAACAGTAACTTTAAGCTGCCAGCCGCTATGGAACTGCAACTGACTGCCACCTATCAGTCAAAGACCAACCTGCCGATCAATACCAACAATGGTTTCGGTGGTGGTCCTCCCGGAATGGAAGCACAGAGCTCCTCACAGGGTTATATACGTTCTTTCTATGGTATAGACCTGGCGCTGAAGAAGAGCTTCCTGAAGAGCAAGGCGCTAAGTGCTACAATTGCGGTCAGCGACATCTTCCGCAGCCGGAAAACGGATCAGTATTCATACAGTGCTTATTTCACCCAGAATTATACCCGCTTAAGGAACCCGCAAATGATCAAGCTGAACATTGCTTATCGCTTCGGGAAAATAGACGCCTCCCTCTTCAAACGTAAGAGTTCGGGCGCCGGCAACCAGGGCATGATGGATGGTATGCAATAATATCATATACAGGAACAACAAAACAAAGAACGAATGGTCAGACAGCCATTCGTTCTTTGTTTTATGACAATATTCTTCAGGGGAAAATCCCTCAGGCATTCATGAAGTCGAGATCAAAGTAATATTCCCTGCAATCGGCAGGATTCAGGTAGATAGAGATCTGCTGATGCCTTTCCAGCAGGAAGTTGACCGTCACCCGGTCTTTATAAATGTAGGGACTGAGTAATTCAATATGCGTGTTGTTGTCGGCCTGGTAGGCGCAGGATAGATAACATATCTCCCGTTCCCTTACATGGTCGGTCTGGTGGCCAATGAGGCCATCCAGCATGCGCACTTCGAGGCTGTCGGTATTATCTGCTTCCTCATAGTAATTGGATGTAAAAACAGTAAAATCGGCAGCGTTCACCGTTATTCTGTTCCCGGTCATTTTCAGACGGGCATTGGGGTCTTGTCGCGTCGGGGGAAAGAGCAGTCCAATGAGTCGTTTCAGCATAATAAATCACTTTAATGATGACGATCAGGCTGGCATTGGTTTCAGCTATTATAAAAGATCCTGGCTGGTATTAATGCCAGTCCGCCGATAGCGGACTGGCTGTTGTTCCAAATATACAAAGTATCATCAAATATCCTCGGAATCGTATACGATCACTTTTTTCCAAAGGGAAGAACATTCTTCTATAAACTTCAGGTGAGCAGGATCTGTCTGATAGATGTCCTGATCAGCTTTGTTTTTAAAGAACAGCAACCAGGACACCTGATAAGACCGGTCTATTACATCGCGATTGGTGGTAGAAGGCGTACCGATATGGTGCTGTTTGATAGTTTTAGCCCCTTTTGCCAGCTTTTGCAATCCGGCAATCAATTTGGCTTTGTCTTCCTGGCTATCCGGATTATGCAGCCAGAAATAAACGTGGTGCACGAATACTTTTTCTGCCGG from Chitinophaga filiformis carries:
- a CDS encoding Dabb family protein, encoding MSKQTRRQFLSAAGKTAAVAGVATMTGGAAMAMPPAEKVFVHHVYFWLHNPDSQEDKAKLIAGLQKLAKGAKTIKQHHIGTPSTTNRDVIDRSYQVSWLLFFKNKADQDIYQTDPAHLKFIEECSSLWKKVIVYDSEDI